In Galactobacillus timonensis, the genomic window TATGGAGACCTATGAGACCTATGATCTTTCCGCAGAACAGATCGGGGACAACAAGTATTTCCTGAAGGAAGGCATGGAGTGCTACCTGATGATTTTCAACGGTGACATTCTCAACGTTCAGCTGCCGGATAAGGTTGAACTGACTGTCGCTGAGACGACACCGGGTGTCAAGGGTGCCAACTCTTCGCAGACCAAGGATGCGACGACTGATACAGGTTTGACGCTGCGTGTTCCGCAGTTCATCAATACCGGTGACGTCATCATCGTTACTACGGCTGATGGGAAGTATTCTTCGAGAGCTTGATCAAGCTCTCTTTTTTCTGTCTGTATGAAAAGAATTGTTCTGATTACCGGAG contains:
- the efp gene encoding elongation factor P — encoded protein: MAIEAGDFKTGLTVMVDGDPWVVLEFMHVKPGKGAAILKTKMRNLKTGSTQERNFNANTKFEPAMIEKKAVNYSYEAGGTYSFMDMETYETYDLSAEQIGDNKYFLKEGMECYLMIFNGDILNVQLPDKVELTVAETTPGVKGANSSQTKDATTDTGLTLRVPQFINTGDVIIVTTADGKYSSRA